The following nucleotide sequence is from Flavobacterium sp. N1736.
TTTGATGCTGTCAATAATGTCAAATAATGCCATTACATCGTCTATGTCTTTGCCGCCAAATTCATCAACACCTTCACTACCTTCTGAACCTCTTAATTGTGATCCAATTATGACAAAACCTCTACTGGCTATTTTAGATAAAAAAGCAATAATGTACTGATCGTTGACCATTCCATAACTGCCATTTCCGCCACGATTAAAAATTATGACCGGATACTTTTTATCCTCTTCTGTTGGCAATAGTAAAAATCCTTTAACTTTTGTATTATCAAAAGACTTATAGGTTAAATCATAGATGTTTACATTTTCAAGCTGCTTCTGGATTTTTTTCATTTTGCTGTATCGTTCCGGAGCAAATCTGTCGGTCATAGTGTAGTTTTTATGCTGCACTATTGATTGCGCATTACTGCTGAGGAAAAAAAATAACGCCAGAATAAGTAAATAATGTTTCATCGGATTAGCTGTTTAATTTTTTCTTTTGAATAATTTGCGGCGAACTTTTATGTAATAATTAAACTAACTTTTACGAAGTCAACCAATTTATTACATCTTTAAAAACTTCATCCCAGTGATATGAATCTTCTGTAGGTTTGCCATTAACATCAAATTCTTTCTTTTCATAATTATGTCCATAATTAGGATACGCTTTAAGATTGACATTATTTCCCGATAATAAAAAAGGTATCAAATCATTGTGTATTGAGCCAATATCAGCTGT
It contains:
- a CDS encoding alpha/beta hydrolase family protein, translated to MKHYLLILALFFFLSSNAQSIVQHKNYTMTDRFAPERYSKMKKIQKQLENVNIYDLTYKSFDNTKVKGFLLLPTEEDKKYPVIIFNRGGNGSYGMVNDQYIIAFLSKIASRGFVIIGSQLRGSEGSEGVDEFGGKDIDDVMALFDIIDSIKIADSTKIAQMGWSRGGITNFQLLKRTKKIRTTINIAGPSNILKIKRKEMFTVYQNRIRNYALDSIYYSNKVSPIFQIDSIVNKKESFLFLHGDQDEKVALFNSEELYQKTLENKYKSKFIIFENSDHSIFDQFQKLINDIVSWLDEELT